The Moorena producens PAL-8-15-08-1 genomic interval TATAGAATTATCAAACAGCACTTACAAGCCTGTAAACACAATGAAAAAACTATATTTTTTGAGCAACAGGGGATGTAAAGATACTAATCGTAAAGGCTGTCATCTTTGGGGAGTTTAGTATTTCCAATCAGTTGGAGTCTAATGGGTGACTTTGCAACTGAAGCTAATTCCTTTGAAACAATTTCAGGTTAGGTGCAATTTGTCAAGCTGCTCGTAAAAAATTGTTACTATCCCTCAAATTACTTGGCTGCTCTAGGGTTTGATATTTTTGACCGTTGGCGATCGCTAATGAAATGCTAATTAAATTGTGCTTTGGCTCTGTCGCCGGAACCCTTGCCGTACGCCAACTCGAACACACAATACCCTCGAAAATTATCCTGGCATATCAATAATTGACTACAATGTTTAAACTAAAAATAGCCCAAAAATGAGAGGTTTGTAAATATTTATAAATTAATCCTTGACAAAATAATTTTTTTATTAGATTTTAAAACCTGAGCCCAATTTACTTAAATTCTCAGGACTTCACCATTGCCCCCTAAATCCCAGAAACTAGGGGTAATTTCTGAGAATTACCCCCCAGATTTGGGTGGAGAGGGGGTAAAACCCCCTAAACTTACTAAGTCCTAAGTCTGCTAAACTTAGCAACTGTTCTACCCCCTAAGTGTAGGTAGACAGAAAGTAAAGACAGATTCTAGATATCTAGAATCTGTTAAGTCTTTAAACGAAAATTCAGGAGAATAAAATGACAACAGCTACAACAGATATGGATCCGATACGGGCAACCATAGCCAAGTGGTATTTGAAGGAAATTTGGGGCTGGGATCTCGATAAAATGGCTCAAGTCGAAGAGCTATCCAACTCTATACAGCTCGAGACCATGCTAAAGTCCCTTCTTATTGCTGCAAATGGCGATGGAGAACTCTCAGAAGCGGAGAGAAAGTGGGTGATTGGACGGGGAGCAACCGCTGGAGCATCAGAATCCTTATTGAAGGAGCTAGAAACCTATCCCGCCAACCAAGACATCTCGGAAGTCGTGACCAGTACCCCAGTCACCAGCAAGGGTCGTAGAGCAATAATTTACATTGCCATCAAGGCGGCTGCTTCGGATGCAGAATATGCGGAAGGGGAAAAGGCAACCATCCGCAAGATGGCTAAAGCCATCGACATCTCCGAAGAAGTTGTTAAGGAAATTGAAGACCTCTGTCTGGAAGAAGAGCGCATCAAGCAGAAGCGTATTTCCCTCTGTTTGCCTGAGGGTGACCCCTATAATTAACGTTTGCGGCCATTAAACTAAGCGGTAGTGCGAAAGATCTAGTGGTTTGGCTACGGTCTGGTAAAGGTAACGGAAGCTAAAATCACCAATTGTGTACCACTACCAACTCCCCAAAGCTTTCATAAGGTAGTAGCAGCACCATAGTCATATGCTAGAGAGCCACAACTATCTTGGATATCGATATATTTGAGAGTTTCTGTCTCGGCTTCGCTCCTCGTAGCTTTCCTCGTACCGTTGAGGATTGTTGTTCCAGTTCATATCCCAACGCAGATCCCTTTCAAATTGCTGCAAAATCCTGCCCAAAACATCTTTCATATTCTCCTTCTCGTTATAGTTGTAGGTACGACACTCCCTGGTGTTGTAGTACTTACGGCGGTCTGGAACCCGACGCCGTTGACCTCTGTAGCGGCGACCGTAATATCCATGACGATAGCCACGGCCAAACTCGCCCCCTGCGGTGCGCTCTTCATAAGCTATACCCCTCCTGGCATCACGTCGCCCCTCCTGATAACCATCATCGTAAGCTTCACGATGGTTAGCTGCATCCTGCTCAACGTAGTAACGAGGGACACTGTAACAGTATCTGAGCTCATCCGCTTTCACTTCAGAAGGAAACAACAGAAGTCCCGAGAGTGTAGCGAACATGAGTAGAGTAGTAGAACCGATTTTTTTCATTGTTGAACCTCGTAATATATTTGGGATATTTGTTCTCTAGATATCCGTAAATACACTGTAGGTTCCAGTAATTTTCGATATCGAAATAAAACTTAATATTAAGAGTACAAAAAGATATAGGTAAACCAGACCAAAAATCTCAGTATATTCTCACTAATTTCAGGTAAAATTCAATCGCTTGCTCTGTTAACGTGGGATTCAGTAGTAAAAATGACTATTCGGATTGGCAACGGTTACGATATCCATCAATTGGGCAAAGGTCGCCGTCTGATTATCGGAGGTGTAGACATTCCTCATGAATTGGGATTACTCGGTCACAGTGATGCCGATGTCCTGACTCACGCCATCATGGACGCCATGCT includes:
- a CDS encoding DUF533 domain-containing protein, which encodes MTTATTDMDPIRATIAKWYLKEIWGWDLDKMAQVEELSNSIQLETMLKSLLIAANGDGELSEAERKWVIGRGATAGASESLLKELETYPANQDISEVVTSTPVTSKGRRAIIYIAIKAAASDAEYAEGEKATIRKMAKAIDISEEVVKEIEDLCLEEERIKQKRISLCLPEGDPYN